The genomic stretch ATGGCCAAGAAGATCCACGCTGGTCGTTATCCTTTACCGGAGGCGGTTTTGCGGATCGGTAGTCCGACAGAGAGTAATGGTTTGGAAGAGGGTCTGCGTGAGACGTACGGAGAACTCATGGATGATATTCGCGACAGTCGGACTGAAGATCGTCTTTGGTTAATTCCCCCACCGAGAAAGTGGCGTGGAAATACCGACTAGAGTTGTCTCGTTGGAAGGATAGGAGCGGCGACTTCAGTCGCCGAACCGAGGCCATGTGCGAAAGAGTCCTTTCGACTCAAGGAATCCCTACAAAAACACTACCCAAGGCGTGCCAGCAGCTTCCTCGTTCACAGAGTGCTTCGGCCGAGAAGAAAACGAGCACTCCTTACGATTCGGTGGCCGCTTTTGCGGGGTCGTAACCCGGAATTTTTCCTTCATCGAAATCGATCATGTCGCAAACGCAGTCGATCGTGCCGATCATATCGGGACATCCCATGTTGGTAAGGCTCTCAGCGAGGAACTCCCGACCCGCTTCGGTTCTTCCCTTGTGAGTGACCTCGCGGTTCCAATCCGCGACTCGTAAATCGTCCGGAAAAATCTCCATGAGGAGCTGATCGAGCTTCTCCTGATCCTCACCGGCGTCTTGAACGGCATCAATGACTTGCTGCGGTTCAATTCCGAGATGAAGGCAGAGAAAACGATCGAATCCACGGCAGAAATTCTTGTGGTATGATTTGGGCAAACCATCCGCGAGATGCTTCCGAATCTTCGCGATGAATCGCGGCAAGTGAAGGAGGCCGCAGGGGTGTGGCTCGTAAGGAGAGGGCAGGTCGCGTAGAATGACCCCTGTCGGTCCGAGAGGTTCCTCGTCTGACATCGAAAAAGGGTTAGGAAATCGCTTGGACAGCAGCTACGACCGTTGCCGCATTCATTCCGAGCTTCTCCATCACCTCATTTCCAGGAGCGCTGATTCCGAATCGATCAATCCCAACAACCTTTCCGTCGATTCCCACATAGTGGAACCACGGTTGAGAGATCCCTGCTTCGATGGCGACTCGCTTCCGGCACGAACTTGGCAAAACGGATTCTTTGTAGTCGCTATCCTGACGCTCGAAGACCTCGAAGCATGGGAGGGAGACCACCCGCGTTCCCGGTCCGATCTCTTTAGCGGCGGCAACTGCGTGCTGAACCTCGCTTCCCGTTGCGAGGAGGATGACCTCGAGATCGGAAGTTTCCTTTACGACTACGTAACCGCCTTTGAGCGCGCCCTCTCTCTTTGCCTTCGCAGAGCCTGGGAGCGAAGGAATGCTCTGACGGGTAAGAATAAGGCCGGTAGGTCCATCGGAGCGAACTACGGCGGAGGCGAATGCAGCAACTGCTTCTTCGGCATCACCAGGACGGTAAACGTCCAGGAACGGGATCGCCCGGAGAGCTGCGACAATCTCGACTGGCTGGTGTGTCGGACCATCTTCCCCTACACCAATGCTGTCGTGGGTCCACACGTGGAAGTTATGCAGATGAGAGAGTGCAGAAAGGCGGACTGACGGACGCATGTAATCCGCAAAAGTCGCAAAGGTTGCCCCGCTCGCGAGGAAAAGGCCGTCGTAGGCGAGCCCATTGACGATTGCACCCATCGCATGCTCCCGAATTCCAAATCGTAGATTGCGTCCCGTAAAATTCTCCCGCGTGAAGTCTCCCAGTCCGTCCAAATAGTTCTTGGTCGAACCATGAAGGTCGGCACTTCCACTTACAAGGTTTGGAACCTGAGCTGCAATCGCATTCAAAATCTTCCCCCCGGAAGCACGGGTGGCGACTGCTTTCTCTGCGTCGAATTCAGGGATTTCTCCCATCAGAGTCTCAGCGGAAGGAAATACTTTGCCTTCAGCTGCTTCCAATTGTGTAGCTAGCTCATTGTTGGCTGCCTTCCAAGCTTCGAACGTTTTTGTCCAAGCAGTATATGCGGTCTTCTTTTCGACTGCTTTATCAGCGAAGAACTTCCGAACTTCTTCAGAAACATAGAAAGTCTCGTCGGGCAGTCCGAGACCCTTGCGTGCCTCCTCGGCAAAACTAGCACCACCTTCTCCATGGGCCTTGGCGGTTCCCTCTACTTGGGGAATTCCTTTACCGATTAGAGTCCTGCAAAGGATGAATTTTGGATGACCATTCCGCGATGCCTTTGCTTTTTCGAAGGCGTCCGCGAATGCCTGGATGTCCTGTCCATCGACCTCGAACACCTCGTAGCCGTAGGCACGGTAACGCTCGGCAGTATCTTCGCTCTGGGTCTCTGCTGCCATCGCATCGAGAGTCACACGGTTTGCATCGTAGAGGAGGATCAGGTTATCGAGTCCAAAGTGACCGGCAAAGGCCGAGGCTTCGGCGGCAACTCCTTCCTGGAGACAACCATCGCCCGCGAGGCATACCACATGGTGGTCGAAAATTCTGTGTTCTTCCGTGTTGTAATGGCCCGCAGCCATTTTTCCGGAAACGGCCAGACCGACTGCGTTTCCTACCCCCTGACCCAGGGGCCCTGTGGTGCATTCTACGCCGGGAGTCTCATGAAACTCAGGATGACCCGGAGTGATACTGCCCATCTGTCGAAAATTCTTCACCTCATCGAGAGGTAGGTCAAAGCCGCTTAGGTGCAGCCACGCGTAGAGGAACATACTGCCGTGACCGGCTGAGAGAACAAATCGGTCCCGATTGAGCCATCGCGGTTCCGTGGGATCAAAAGAGAGCCCCTCACTAAAGAGATAAGATCCAATTTCGGCGGTTCCAAGTGGAAGTCCGAGGTGCCCTGAGCTGCAGGCATGGACTGCGTCAATAGCCAGGCCCCTGGCCTGTGTTGCTGCGGCTGCGAGAATATCGTGGTCGATCGGCATGATTGGCAAAGTGTGAATCGAATTTGGAGCTTATGAGAAAAGAGCTGGAACCGACTCAGGGGCAATCCTTCTTTTTTCCGGAGAGTGCTAGTTGGGTAAAATTTTCGTTGATTCGCAATCAGAACACCGTATTGGTCGAGGTTTGTTTTGCCCAGTAGCTTAGCGGTAGAGTCCCGAAGACTTTCGGGATTGATCACTGAGCAGGAAGGCATTTTTGACAGTGACTTTGAAAAACCCGGCAGCTCAGCGGTAGAGTCCCGAAGACTTTCGGGATTAATCACTGAGCCTTAGACAATTTCCGTAACCATTTCATGCCCAGTAGCTCAGCGGTAGAGCAGGTGACTGTTAATCACTTTGTCGTAGGTTCGATCCCTACCTGGGCAGCCACTTTAGACCCTTCCTAAAAGAAGGGTTTTTTTATGCCCATGTTTCACGTCTACATTCTCGAAAATCCCGCCGGTAGGTTTTACATCGGCCAAACCTCGGACCTGAAAGCTCGAATCGCCGACCACAACAGAACTGACGAAATCGAAGGGAAGTTCACTCGAAAAAACGGGCCGTGGAAGCTGATCTGGTCTGAGGAGCATCCAGACCGTAGGTCGGCAATGAGACGGGAGAGGGAGATCAAGTCTTGGAGATCCTCCGCGATGATCCGTCGAAAACTACTCTCAAAGTAGCTCGGAGGCCCAGTCCCGAAAGCTTTCGGGATTAATCACTTTGTCATATTCCGCTTTCTCGGGACTACCTGTGCACCCACAAAAAATTTAACCTCTGTTAAGTCTTTCGTCGTTCATCAGATCTGTTCGTTGCATTTGGCGAAACTTGGACGTAAACGGCGCTGGCCGAAGCAGCTCTTTCAAATTCAAGCCTCCAGTTCACAAGATACGATCAAGGCAAAGGTTGGGTATTTGGTCGGTATGCTGCTAACGCAAACTCTGACAAAAGTACTTGATTTCAATGTCTGGCCCTTTAGGTTGAATCAACCTTTTTGGAAATGCCAAACCAACTCGCAAGATCGAAGATACGCAAAACCGTAGCGGAACACGTTGCGGTCTTGAAGATGCTTGAGCTGATTGCGAAGCGGGAGTCCAAGACTTCAACTGATCTACTCCGTGAGGCCACCCGAGATCTCATCCGAGATCACGCCAGGGATGAAGACTTTGCCAGCAGGTTGCTCCAGGTGTATTGTGCTTTCGCTCCTAGGCTTCCTTCCCGCATCCAGAAGCCCAGCGATCTTGTCCGGTTCAAAAAGGAATGCCGGGAGTTTGATGACATTGCGGTCGACCTTGGACTCAGGGAAGCATTGGATATTCAGGAAAGGAACTCCGTCCACGGGATCTCCGAACCACCCGTGTTGATTTCGCAATTGTAGTTAGGGATGTCTTTGTCGGCTTCAGAGGGAAGACCCCTGGAAGACTTTTCCCGCTACTTGGCGACCGAAGAAGCACCTTTGGTGGTCGGCGGGCAGGCCGTAAATCTCTGGGCCCTGTTTTACAGAAGGGCGACGGAGGGGCTGGAGCCTTTCGTTTCAAAGGATGTGGATCTGCTGGGTGATCGAAAACTGCTGGAGGAAGTTGCTCGGCTCGGCGGGGTGAAACCGCATTTCTTTCCGCTAAAACCTCCGAGTAACGAAGTCGGATATGCCGCACCAGTCGATGGATCCGATATGCCTTTGGTCATCGAAGTGCTACGATGGGTAAACGGTGTGAGTAGCGAAGAGTTGCTTAGAGATTCCGTTATCATGGGAGTAGGGCCTTCCAAGATTCCGGTGCGCCTTCCATCCCCGGTCTATCTACTGAAAGCAAAACTCGCGAACATGACTTCGATTAGCCAAGAGGGCCGTCAAGATGCCAAACATCTGGAAATCCTTTGGCGGGTGATTCCGGCATATTTCGACCAAATGATAAAGTCATTGACCGACGGAAAACGCACGGAACGGGACGTGGTGAACCTCTTGGGCACCTTGCTTGAAATCGTCACTTCTTCCCCGTCCCCGGCGATTCTCGAACAGTTGCAACTGAGTTCCGATGATTTGTTCAGCGGGTTACCAAACAGCCGCCACCATAAAATCGCTAGCTTTAGGAAGCATCAACTAACGCGGGCATTTTCTAGTGATAAAAAATGATCGTACCACGAAGTGCCGCACCTGCGTCAAATAGTGCAGAAATTCCTATGGGGTTTCGATTCGGAGGCTGCCCTGTCGATCCGCAAATTGAGGTCGGTTGATTCAAATCACATTTCCCGAAAAGGTCGAAATTCCCTTGTAAACAAAGGCTTTTAGGTCGTTAACTGCTATACGGCCATTGGATGCAGTAGCAGCAATCCTTGGTGCGACCAGCTCCAATTTCTTCAAGTGATTGTTCAGCCAGCGAAAAAAGTAACTTCGGCGAAAACTTTGATCTTCCTCATTCCGAAACACCTTCTGCGGCTGCAGGTTTTTTCCTTGCTTTATTCTCGATTTAGACGGTAAACACTCCGCTCATGTCACGACCTCATAGCCCAGCTCTTTGTAGCCTGCTCTTCTCTTGCGGTACATGCTCAGAGTAAGGGGGAGGTTTTCGTCCACGTAATCGAATATGCGGATTTCGCTCTTACCATCGGATATCCGGTTGAGGCGGCCTGCGTATTGAATAAGCCTGCCTTTGAAAGAGATGGGGGTGGCGAGAAAAAGTGTATCGAGACCGGGAAGGTCAAAGCCTTCTCCAATGAGGGCAGAGGTGGAGAAGATGCAAAGGGATGAATTGGATTGGATCGCCGACTCGATCAACTTCATTTGTTGGCGGTAGTCTTTCTTTCCCATGCCACCTTGAGGATGTGCGATGTTGCAGGGATGCTGGAGGCTCTGTATAAGTTGATTGTGTAGGAGGTCGAGGTGACTCTTTCTGTCTGAGAGCACTATAATGACTCGGTTCTCTTCGATTTGACCAAGGATGTCTTCAACAATGAGTTCATTTTTTGCTTCGAGGTTGATCAGCGTTTCCCAGACTTTATGAAGTAACAAATCCGCACTGGCTTCATGAGGAACGCCCGTCTCGCGCATGTAGACGATCTTTCGCACATGATCGGTTGCTTGTAAATCGAATGAGTGACGTATTGGACCGCATTGCTGGTAGAGTATTTTCTCGAGACGATCTTTGCGTTTTGGGGTTGCTGTAAGACCAAGGATGAATCGGCAGGAGCACTGTTTAAGAAGTGCTTCAAATGAGACGGCTGGAACGTGGTGGCATTCGTCAATGACGAGAGCCCCATAGTTTTTGAAAAGGGATCCGGCACTATCGGAGGAAATCAGTGTCTGCATCATCGCGATGTCGACCTTGTTTTGCATTTTCTTTTTTGAGCCTTTCCAGACGCCGATTTCGTTCTTCTCTAGATCGAGGAACGAGGTGAGTCTCTCGACCCATTGGTCGAGAAGATTTTGTCTGTGAACGAGAATGAGCACCGGTTTCTTCCAGAAGGCCATCATCGCACACGCCATAACTGTTTTTCCGGATCCGGGAGGAGCCGACAGGATTCCGATGTCGTGCGCTTTAAGGTCTTTTATTGCAGATTTCTGTTTGGGCTGCAGTTCACCAATTAATCTTATTCGAATCCCTTTAGGAAGAACACGACGGTCATCGATTTCAGGTCTTGATCCCGAAAGCTCAAAACAGGAAATAGCATCGTCCAGACATCCACGCGGAAGGATAATTTTGTCGGGATGAAGCTCCCCTGAGAAAATGTATTTCGGGATTTTGTAGGTGGAGAATCGCTGTTTTTGTTTTTCGTAAAATACCGGATTAGGGAATGTTGCCAGTGATTTTAGTTTGCCGATAATGGCCTTGGGTAGATTTGCCGTAGGAATAACGAGCTGGCTGAGCTGAATGATTGTGCTTTCGCTCTTGTACGAGGTGGAAAGGTAGTCTTCTCGACTAAGTTCAAGAGCGAGTTCGTCGGCTTCGAGTGAAGTGATTTCCTTGTCGGTTAAATCACCAATGTTTTTGTCGATTACTTCCTGGATACTCCATGGATATAGAACATCCGCCTTCGCCAGAACTTCCCATTGATCCTGATAAGGCTTAAAATCTTCATCGACAAAGACAGTGCA from Verrucomicrobiota bacterium encodes the following:
- a CDS encoding DUF5069 domain-containing protein, with product MSDEEPLGPTGVILRDLPSPYEPHPCGLLHLPRFIAKIRKHLADGLPKSYHKNFCRGFDRFLCLHLGIEPQQVIDAVQDAGEDQEKLDQLLMEIFPDDLRVADWNREVTHKGRTEAGREFLAESLTNMGCPDMIGTIDCVCDMIDFDEGKIPGYDPAKAATES
- the tkt gene encoding transketolase — translated: MPIDHDILAAAATQARGLAIDAVHACSSGHLGLPLGTAEIGSYLFSEGLSFDPTEPRWLNRDRFVLSAGHGSMFLYAWLHLSGFDLPLDEVKNFRQMGSITPGHPEFHETPGVECTTGPLGQGVGNAVGLAVSGKMAAGHYNTEEHRIFDHHVVCLAGDGCLQEGVAAEASAFAGHFGLDNLILLYDANRVTLDAMAAETQSEDTAERYRAYGYEVFEVDGQDIQAFADAFEKAKASRNGHPKFILCRTLIGKGIPQVEGTAKAHGEGGASFAEEARKGLGLPDETFYVSEEVRKFFADKAVEKKTAYTAWTKTFEAWKAANNELATQLEAAEGKVFPSAETLMGEIPEFDAEKAVATRASGGKILNAIAAQVPNLVSGSADLHGSTKNYLDGLGDFTRENFTGRNLRFGIREHAMGAIVNGLAYDGLFLASGATFATFADYMRPSVRLSALSHLHNFHVWTHDSIGVGEDGPTHQPVEIVAALRAIPFLDVYRPGDAEEAVAAFASAVVRSDGPTGLILTRQSIPSLPGSAKAKREGALKGGYVVVKETSDLEVILLATGSEVQHAVAAAKEIGPGTRVVSLPCFEVFERQDSDYKESVLPSSCRKRVAIEAGISQPWFHYVGIDGKVVGIDRFGISAPGNEVMEKLGMNAATVVAAVQAIS
- a CDS encoding GIY-YIG nuclease family protein, with amino-acid sequence MPMFHVYILENPAGRFYIGQTSDLKARIADHNRTDEIEGKFTRKNGPWKLIWSEEHPDRRSAMRREREIKSWRSSAMIRRKLLSK
- a CDS encoding DEAD/DEAH box helicase family protein, with the translated sequence MESIQDEIRSLKEALFENSAQRKDLLAELRKLEFHRTHTLEPHLAFETKEMPKTAEDKIALFEQRFVARKDLYPQLWENPQTGRKGYSPVYERIREDGHYLKPTEIYKRYGVSKFKRLDQDVLRRHLMGTITVGTYSIRPDDTCIFLACDFDKANWKEDSNSYRDACNSFGIEPLIEISRSGTGCHAWIFFANPVKAELARRLGNLVLSKATALNPDLRLDSYDRFFPNQDFMPKGGFGNLIALPLQMKRREQDCTVFVDEDFKPYQDQWEVLAKADVLYPWSIQEVIDKNIGDLTDKEITSLEADELALELSREDYLSTSYKSESTIIQLSQLVIPTANLPKAIIGKLKSLATFPNPVFYEKQKQRFSTYKIPKYIFSGELHPDKIILPRGCLDDAISCFELSGSRPEIDDRRVLPKGIRIRLIGELQPKQKSAIKDLKAHDIGILSAPPGSGKTVMACAMMAFWKKPVLILVHRQNLLDQWVERLTSFLDLEKNEIGVWKGSKKKMQNKVDIAMMQTLISSDSAGSLFKNYGALVIDECHHVPAVSFEALLKQCSCRFILGLTATPKRKDRLEKILYQQCGPIRHSFDLQATDHVRKIVYMRETGVPHEASADLLLHKVWETLINLEAKNELIVEDILGQIEENRVIIVLSDRKSHLDLLHNQLIQSLQHPCNIAHPQGGMGKKDYRQQMKLIESAIQSNSSLCIFSTSALIGEGFDLPGLDTLFLATPISFKGRLIQYAGRLNRISDGKSEIRIFDYVDENLPLTLSMYRKRRAGYKELGYEVVT